The genomic region ACTATAAAAAAGTCCATCTGCCACCAACTGGTGAAAGGATGAACAGTAGGTAGTGAGTGTGCAACAGTGTGCAATAttgcaaataaataatatgaatttttcagaagaaataaacattCATTTCAGATAAATGTGCATGTATTCAGTATGCATGTAGCATTGGATATTACAAACCTTGCTGATGGGAGAAGGAGAACGTCCGTGAAGGTAAAAAATACCGATTAAGGGCAAAAAGAACATTACTTCACAGCTTTTAGCTCCCTCTAGTGACAAATCTAAATGTCACTGAGATGGTAAAATACTCtccacaggaaaagaaaagctctgcCTTGATTGTCTGTACTGCTATTATTTTCCTAATGCAAGTTTCCTACACTGAAATGTGAAAAGCTCTACTGTTTAATCTAGATTCATAATTTCAATTATCAGACAAAGTGAGAAATCCATGCAAACCTAAGCTTAATTTTAAGCACCATGTGAGGACACCAGAAGTAGAAATCTTTCCCATGCACTGCTACCCTCAGTTTGCAGTTCAGAACATTCCACACAGAACACATGAACGAATTTTTGCCAGTGTTTTTAAGTAGTTTCCACCATGTTATTACTGCAGAACACATTTCCATTGCTGTGTGATGTGCTTCAAATGTCTAAATAAAGAGATGAGAGTGGTGAAGCACTACATGGCTGCCcacaaacatttaaaacattattcTCTCCTAGCTGTTGCTCCTGTCTGCAGGACACTAAGTCCTGTTCACTGTCAGGTGACTACTGGAGAGCATTTGTGAAAAACATGAGATCATAAGCATGCCTGTTAAGCTATGAGAAGGTTATGAGCAGTACTAAGGcaacaaaacattaatttatcACAGCAACAAAGAACCCATCCACACTTAATATGCTTATGTAGTATGTTCTAAAACCATCCCAGATTACCTTTTATAAAGATGACAAggttgagttttctttttttttttttaacactggtGTAGAATCTATGTATAACAGCACACTAAACTACTCAAACTGAGTTATGCAATGTTTTTCAAAAGCCCCAAAATTATTTAAGCCCATctctaaggaaaaaacaaaacaaaacaaaaaaacaacagaaatagtttactattaaaaagaagaaggaatGCTGCACATCCCCATCACTTCTGTTGCAGCACCAGGGGCAGGGCATTTCAGTAGTGCAGATAAAATATCTGGACTCTAAACTCTATTGCAATACAATGTGAAAGCCAGAAGAGTTCATCCGAGGTCCTGATCAGTTTGACAACACAGACTATTCCAGAAACAGTCCCTACAAGTCCATACATCCATCAGGGATTTTGCTAATACTCTCCATCCCAACAATCTCTCTCATACTGAGGAGCTGTGGGATAGAATTTGATCCTGCTCATGGGAAAACAATCTAATTTCAGGGACTTCTCTTTTAAGGGCAGAACATGgtgtttctttctgcagagagaCAAATTACAGGAAGGTACGAAGGCTACACGTGAACTGACTTTTCCAAGTTCCAAAAAGACTGactgtattttattaattcatttttgTAAAGATGTTTGTCAGATTGACTTGCCTGTGTCTAACCACATGAAAACAGTTCTGGTCATGAAGTTACAGCTGGTGCTCCTTACCAAGGCAACACAGCACCAGTGAAAGAGAAACTTGCAGCCATAAGCAAGATCATCAAAAAGCACACGtgctttttttcacaaataaaaatcatattttttgtttcataagaGCTAGTAAACAAATTAAGTCACCAATGCCACAACACAGTTTGGTATAACAGCAGTCCTCAGAGAAGGATTTGCAAGACCTTGACTCGCTGTCTCTACAAAGTGttgggaaaataaatacagggtTTTTTACAGGTTCAGCATGCCTGCTAATAAAAAGAATTCTTGACAACAATTATTAGCTAGAAGAACAGATACATCATATCTGAGAGGAGCTCTGAAGGGCACTTTGTTTACTAGTTCTTGCTTGTCCTAAGTACCTAAGGCACAGTAGTTTGCAAAAGAACAGATGCTCTTCAAAGGGTGAGGTTTTACCTTTCGAGCCTGTTCCTCAGCTCGCTCCTTCTTGATTTTTTCCAGTTCAGccagaagagctgcagtgtCATCATCATCACTGTCTTCCAAGtcctcatcttcatcatcttcctaaaaacaagtgaaaacaaGAGGCACTTAATTCATTTATCAAAAATATCTTTTAGTTCTAAAGGCTACTgcatactaaaaaaaattaattaaaaaaaaaacaactaaaaaagcCCCTCCAACAGTCCTGGTCTGTGCAGCTAAGGCTGCAATTTGATGCTGGTTGATTCCTGGAGTACTTGGGTGCATGCAGCAGCAGTGAGTAAAAAAGGAATGGTTTATTTGCTCTGTTACAGtaatgtgaagaaaaaacaagtctGTAATGTTTGGattactgaaattaattttttataatcaAATACTATGTAGCTGCTAGATTCTAAAGATTTATTGTACTCAATCACTTTCTAACCACTGTAATTCAACTCATGAGAACAGTGTGCTCAAATATCCCATCCAAAATTGTTGGGATCAAGTGTAACAGggttaaaaaaatacctcaaCTTATTGACAAGCCTTAGACCTAACACCTAGACATCTGCATGATGAGAGGAGTCAAGAGCAAAAACCCATTTCTCATGCTGACTTTGTCTCTTTAACAGCTCTACCCTAGGGGAATTCTAAGTAAACCAGCAACTGACAGTCTAAAGAGCCACCCAATTCCCTATACTTTAGGTGGCATTTTCAgttctctaatttttttatgctttccaAGAACACCATGAGAGCATGGGCCAGAATCCTCTGAACCATTCTGTAACTTCTGCCAGAGCAGAGTAACTGTGAAAGGAAGATATGCTGGAACCTGCCTTCAATTTTAGACCCAGAATCTAAGTATGTATTCTATTAACAGCAAATCCTGAAGTCAGAACAGTGTAAGGAAAGAAGACAGATACATACATCAGTAAGTGGATCATCTGCATCAAGATTTGCTGCAGGAATCTGGTCTAGCCGAGGCTTCTTAGACACAGAAGATGATGTTGTGTGTTCTATGGCAtaggatttaaaaacaaacaaacaaaagtgaCTAAATCACTTCATTCATCTACTGTCAGAAAGCAAATACCTTCCCAAAGATGGCCTTAGAGATACAACCTTATGCTTACTTTTTCCTCACTTCCCAATCTTAATGCCCATGCTTATCCCTCCCATGGAGCTATGCTCAAGGGAAGCAGTAACATCCCTAAACTCAAAATCTGACCTCCAGATGTTTTTATGATGTCATtatttgaagaagaaagaacaacgaaaggaaaagctgtggagaAATATCCTTATTCTACATATCCCATTGGAGAATAAGCATTACTGTTGGATAGTTTGGCCCAAATCACATCTGCTTTCATCTGTAGCTTGAAAGTCCCATACCACCTTCACACCCAAACCTCAAGTACCTAAATTCTGTCAAGCTGAATATTATAAATCACTGTTTCTCAAAAAACACACATTTGATTAATTTGAGTTATCACTTCACTATACCTGAACAGAATCCCACACTTTAAAACCACATTTACTGTGACACTGGTGCTGCAGTGCTGAAGTTGTTCACCTTCTTCCTGTCTCACTTGTCTAAGTACAAGAAAAGTACTTGTAGTAGGTACAAGAAAAGCCCTTTATTAGCTGTACATACTTGCTGCCAATTCATTACAATCATCCTGTATCAGCTGGCCTGCACAATGGCCTTCACTCTTCTGCTGGCTGGCCTGGATTTTTTGCTAGCACAGAGCCTGCCTGAAAGGCAGCAGACATTCCTCTGCAGGTCAGCAGCTCCGAATTATCAGACCAATACCTAAACTCTACTCTCATGACATGCTGTCTGCAACCTGAAAACTTCTCACAACGCTGAGTTTTGTGCAAGAGCAATGCCACACAGTGGTATTAAGatgttttgcttctctgtttttaCCTCTGGTTGGTCTGTCTCTGTTCTTTTCTCTGGCAGCAACCCGttctctctcctccagctccctcctgaAATCACGGTTACGCAGCTCCTCGGGAGCATCCTGAGTGGTCTGTCTAAAACAACatgagggagaaagaaaataaggaagcTGACAGTCTGCAGCTGGGAGCAAGATTTTGAAGGATGTCAGTAAATCCTGGACTGAATGGGTAAGTATAAGGAATAAGAGTGAGGTACCATGAAgtcaaatgtttctttttttctttcttcaccaATCCCCTCTCTGTGGGCAGACACACCCACACGTGCTCtgccacacacacagacacacagacactcagacacacagacacacacagacacagacactcagacacacacagacacacagacagacacagacacacagacagacacagacacatagacacacagacacacagacacacagacacacagacacacagacacacagacacagacacacagacacacagacacgcGCACACACAGACACGCGCACACACAGACACGCGCACACACAGACACGCGCACACACAGACACGCGCACACACAGACACGCGCACACAGACACGCGCACACACAGACACGCGCACACACAGACACGCGCACACACAGACACGCGCACACACAGACACGCGCACACACAGACACGCGCACACACAGACACGCGCACACACAGACACGCGCACACACAGACACgcgcacacacagacacacacccacacagacacacacccacacagacacacacccacacagacacacacccacacagacacacacccacacagacacacacccacacagacacacacccacacacacacacctgctCCTTTCAGTGGCTCTCAAACTACTTAAAAGACCCTGCACAAATTCCTGCAATAACAGAATGACCACACCTACTCCTTGCCTAAGCTGCATCTCCTGTTCTTCAGCAGTCCCAGCCCAGTGTCCCAgcaggcacccagcagcaccatggTCACCTTTCCTCACCCTCAAGTCACTGAAACACAGCCCCTAAGGACTACAGGTAAGACCAAGACTACAACATTTCACAAACCCTTTCCCCTCCAACAAACTTATAAGAtactttctcattaaaaaaaaaaaacaaaaaaaatttggggAAACAGGGAAAACACTTGTGAAACATCCAAATACATGGTTTTCCCTCTTCTGTACAACACACACTGGCCAAAAGCAACAGACTATTTATATTTAAGTCACACTCAGTTTCACCTAGAGAGAGCTATTCTCTGTGAAAATCCTGAAAAGAACTAATGAATAAAACCAAGCAGCAATTCCTTTCACCTTTCTATGAACCCAGTGCTGGAAACAGGAGTCCCTGGAGGAAACCCAGACTGGAGTCACTATAAATACAGCGTGCACAGACCGTCCTTAGGATGAAgtatttaatttgcttttgtaaTTAAAACCCTTTTGTAAACAGAGCCCTGATATAGCTGCAAAATCCCCCCAAGCCCCACCTCATTCAAACAAACATGAGTAGGACTGAAACACTGAACTTTACTTGCAATGATGCAGTCCTGGCAATTTAACAAAGACAACTTTGTTTTAGGTATTTGTGAGAAAGAAGACACTTGATGCCTCTTCCATCTCTCTCTCATGAACACAAAAGGATTTGTTAAAACATACATTGTATTATTTCAGTACATATTTATCCCCACAGGCTTCCTTCAGGACAACAGACTGGTATTCCAAACCCCacttttgtttaaagaaaaaaaccaccagcaaTTTTTCCCATAACAACAAAATGCAGCTGACAGCACAGTGCTGTGGATCTTGGTGTTCTTCAAAACACTCCAGCTCCTTTATCCACACATACTCCTCAAAACCCAaaggacaggaggaggaggggaggtgaAAGGGTCAGCTTCTGCACAAACAAGTGGAAATACAAAACCTTAGCAGTAGTTTCACTGACAAGAGTAACACTGGTTAGATGATTTGAGGTTTTTCCAGACTGagacatttcatttaaattctaGGTATCTGTATCACTGACTCCACCTCTCATTTAATCTTTCAAAATTATACAGAAGATTCATTATGCATTTCAAACAGAGGGAAATATTCATAAGATCCCACAACCTTTCACAATGATTAAAGCAATTTCCACCCCCAGGACCTGCATGAACCACTTGCAGGGTTTAACAGCAGCTCTTATAACACATGCTATGGCCTGAGTGTTATTCcatgatttttctgcttcttcttcatGCCCCTGCCCCAATGGTCCTTTGTTAAACATATGACAATTCCTGCTTTCAAGACATACCCAACTTCATCCCTTTTATCCCATCTTGCTCTGCAAGCAACAGCACACTCATCAGCTCCTGTTGttcctaattattttcttaatagaTACCACTAAAATTAAACCCCTCCAATTAGCTGCAGTGGATTCAGCATCCTAGTTCTGCTTTTGAGACTCAGATTTTCAGCCCATTcactcagcagcactgcagaaccTCTGCTCAGTGTCAAGCACATCACTGTATTCTGTGAAAAACTTCAGAGTACCATGCACACCAAAAAATCATTCCCAGACTGTTTCACCATAGACCAAAAAACCTGATACCAACCTGTATTTGATTTTAGTGTGAGAAGGAAGGTCTCTGCTGGAATATTGTTTGGAGAGCTGACTTAAGTCTCCTtcaccttttcctcttcctcctcttgcaGGTTCAAACGTTGGCCTCGCTGCTGTCGTCATTTTAACTACAACAGAATGAAGTTATAAACAGTGGCTGCTACACCTTAGAATGGAAGATATTCCCCAAAAGTTCCTTTATTCTTGGGCCTGTGCAAGCATCAAGTCCCACTACAGAATACCAGCTGCCACTGTGCTCAAAATCCGTGAAATTAAAGGAGCTTTTATGGATGGAATTGACAGAATCTCttcagattttcaaaagaaatgtgtcTGAAAAATGACACACAGACTCTAATGAAATgacatttagaaaataaattcagctgTCCAGGAGTGAGTCTCCCACCCCTAAGGCAAATGGCACACTCCTGTAACTCAGCTCTTTCACCTCCTGAAAAATTACAGCCAAAAATTATGGTCTAATGGGAATGATCCCCCAGGATTCCCCAAAACCATGTGCAGGTATCATGGCCAGAAATCCTGGCTGGCACAGACAGCAGCAAGCCCTAGGGTGGTGTTGATAATTAGATACTGATGAAGATTATGCAATTTGAATGCTCCAGCACTCATCCTGGCCCTGTTCAGGTCCCCAGTCCCAGCACTGCCATCAGTACTGCAGGATGGTCCTTTGGGACCTGCCTGCACACAGCTCCAGCAAAACCTTCCAAAGGGTAAGGCTGCCCTGGAAGCACAGGGCTGACAGCTCCACCTGCATGTAAACAAAGTGCAGTTCAAGTAGCTTGGAAAAATGCAGCAGTCTTCACCAGGTCTCCTCTAGAAACTGTAAGAACTCCCGTGCTGCCAGCACATCCTAAAAAAATGAACCAGCTGATGCCCCAGATCTCtgacaaattttttttgtggtaaaGGAGTGAAACAGACTCCAGCCAGTCCCAGGCACACACCCTGTCAGCAACCACTGCgttcagcactgccaggcaggagctggagaccCTGCAATCCTCAACCACCCTGCCAAGAGTTAAGATGGGTAAACAGTGCCAAAAATCCCCCTGTGGTCAACCAGCGCCATCTGAAGCCTGAAACTGTGCTCACTCCTCCTTCACTAAGACACACAGAGCCAACAACCACCGACTAAAGACACATCAGGCACAGGAGATTCACCTGCAGAGACACAGACAGGCACCAGCCCTACCAGCAACAAAGCTGGGGGCTAAAGGATGCCAAGAGAACACACTAAACAATATtaaagcaatgaaaaagaaGTGAGATTGCTTCATATGCTTTTGTGATACACAGATAGAAGATATTTATGCTCTGCTCgcattatttgttcttttttcacaTCATGAAACACATTACTtgttaaaaatgtgtttcatttgTCACTCAAAGCAACATCCCATCAGGCAGCACGCATTTACTACTACTGAACTGctactcagaaaacaaaactaacagacagaaacacctttaaaaagaaCTGACAAAGTAACTTGTTGACCAAGGACTGCTGATGTTCTTCAGTGATGTTGTAAAAGCTGTAGCTCAGCAGCACATTTTAGCTCAGTCTTGGCACACACTTTGCCAGGCTCATACTCCAAGAAATTCACTTGCTCACAGAATTTATCTGTGCTAATTTTATGCAACAGGAGATCCATGAACTCAGGTGATGAAAAAGATCCCGTGTGGCTGTATGATTTCACGAAGCATTAAGAAATCACCCAGAAActttccctgcttctttctGAAGTCAAGTCTCCAGTTGGCTTGGCCTTGGAGGACCCAAACAGAACCTGACACCGCTCAGGCACCGTCACAGTGACCTCTGGACCTTCAGAAATACAGCCCTGGAGAAACCTGGTCAGGGCGGTACGaagccgggccgggccggggttACTGACCGGCAAACAGTGACCGGgttctccccagagctgagctcccCGGGCTGCAccactgcccccccccccactcccacccCGAGCCGCCCGCAGGGCCGGAGTCCGGCCCGAACCCCCAGCCACCGCCCCGCCGACACCAGAGCCGCAGCCCCGCGCTGCTTCGCCTGCAGCGGGCAGCCCGGCAGCCTCCTCCCAGCCGGTACCCGGAGCTGCGCCGTGACGGCCTCggtcccccccaacccccttcACCCCCACCGCAGCCCCCGCCCCGGCGCTCCCCAGGAACGCCCCCGGCGGTACTCCCCGCCCCAGGGCCGCCTTTCCCATCTCAGagtccccccccagccctgcggGGCACCCAGTATCCCTGCGGGCCCTCCCCCCAGCCTGCCCGGGCACTCACACCGCggcctcctgcctcctccctccccgcGCAGCAAGGCCCTACGCCAACACCATGATTCCGCCGAGCGCCCACAATGCACCGCGGGGGAACCATCGACACGACGTGGAGGACTTACCATAGACGCGAGGGAGGATTTACCATAGAGAAGTCTGCGGGAGTGTCACAGGAGGGAAGCAGAACTTGGCGGCCATGGTGGCAGCGGGGCCGGGGCAGTGCTGCTCTGGCGGCCTCCCCCGGCTTTCCCCCTGATctccccctgctctccccctcAAAGGTTTTGAGAGCTTGGAACAGGAAGTTTGGGGCGCTCGCCTGTGGTCCTGGGGTTGCCCCAGAGGAGGCCCTTGCCCTGAGGTACCGTCAGGCCGTGGCCCTGTGCTGGTCCCGCCCGGGCAAGGCCTCTCCTTGTCAGGCTGTGCAGGCCGCGGGGCTCTCACTGTTGCGTTGAGGGAACAGGTAGGCAGGAAcagagggacatggggcagccGTAAGCGTAGCCTGCTGCTGTGAGCCACTCGTGGACCCGCTGATGAATTTCCTGATAAATAAACTTTTAAGCTGTGGGTCTCGGAGCAGTCTACCCTGAGGGTGCTCACTTGATGCAGGAGGCTTGGGAAAGGGCAGTGTGTGCTTTTTTTACCCTGGATGTCAGTGTGAGGAGGAATGAGGGAACGGGTTAAGGAGATAAAGTTGTGATAGTTGTGATAGCACCCCTTGCAGGGGTGATagagaggaacagaaacaatggcagaggaagaaaaagggactATTTTTTAGTCATTCCCTTTGCTCAGAGGTCGGTATTAACATTAGCTTAAGCCCCCCCCttgccagccagccagctcccCCGTCCCTTACAAAGAACTCCTGTACATGGGATGTGTTCATTCCTGTCTTTAAAAGAAGCCAAACTACAGCTGAGCATCACTCGGGGATTAAATTCTCTCTCTTAAAATGCACTTTCTTATGATTGTTGTTGCTTTTAGATGCATTTTATTATCAAACTGCGAATCCACATGAGCAAaacctggacagactggagagttgggctgattccaacgggatgaggttcaacaaggccaagtgccgggtcctgcactttggccacaacaaccccatggggagctccaggctgggcacagagtggttggagagcagccaggcagaaagagaCCTGGGAATTGGGGtcaacaggaagctgaacatgagccagcagtg from Heliangelus exortis chromosome 1, bHelExo1.hap1, whole genome shotgun sequence harbors:
- the CWC15 gene encoding spliceosome-associated protein CWC15 homolog; the encoded protein is MTTAARPTFEPARGGRGKGEGDLSQLSKQYSSRDLPSHTKIKYRQTTQDAPEELRNRDFRRELEERERVAAREKNRDRPTREHTTSSSVSKKPRLDQIPAANLDADDPLTDEDDEDEDLEDSDDDDTAALLAELEKIKKERAEEQARKEQEQKAEEERIRMENILSGNPLLNLTGPAQPQANFKVKRRWDDDVVFKNCAKGIDETKKDKRFVNDTLRSEFHKKFMEKYIK